A genomic window from Cupriavidus metallidurans CH34 includes:
- a CDS encoding ATP synthase subunit I → MVVRDRQQDRSQAGKASGNDRRDERQQDVWRDDDWDDSAEREEVAVDPLSHAEAVKLLGERALRPSRMTPGKVVLAQVAVTLLSALAWAIFAHEHAPSGWSALFGGMVCVVPSGFFALRLWMSRRQPTVGGLVAGEAIKVFSTVALFVLVVVLYRDLRWIPMLVTFLLVLKTYWVALAIR, encoded by the coding sequence GTGGTGGTTCGAGACCGTCAGCAGGACCGTTCGCAAGCCGGCAAGGCGTCCGGAAACGATCGTCGAGATGAGCGCCAGCAAGATGTGTGGCGTGACGACGATTGGGATGATAGCGCCGAGCGCGAGGAAGTAGCTGTCGATCCGCTGTCACATGCTGAAGCGGTGAAGCTGCTTGGCGAACGTGCATTGCGCCCATCGCGCATGACGCCCGGCAAAGTGGTACTGGCACAGGTCGCTGTGACGCTGTTGTCGGCGCTTGCTTGGGCGATATTCGCGCATGAGCATGCGCCGTCGGGCTGGTCGGCCTTGTTCGGCGGCATGGTGTGTGTTGTTCCCAGTGGCTTCTTTGCGCTGCGCCTGTGGATGTCGCGCAGGCAGCCGACGGTTGGCGGCCTGGTGGCCGGCGAGGCAATCAAGGTGTTCAGCACCGTCGCACTGTTCGTGCTTGTGGTGGTGTTGTACCGCGATCTGCGCTGGATACCGATGCTCGTCACGTTCTTGCTGGTGTTGAAGACTTACTGGGTGGCGCTCGCGATTCGCTAG
- a CDS encoding F0F1 ATP synthase subunit epsilon: MATILVDVVSAEASIFSGQAKFVALPGESGELGILPGHTPLITRIQPGAVRIEKEDGGEEFVFVAGGILEVQPQHVTVLADTAIRGTDLDEAKASEAKRAAEEMLQNQSSDLDLARAQSELAVAAAQLAAIARLRRKK; encoded by the coding sequence ATGGCAACCATTCTTGTAGACGTCGTCAGCGCGGAAGCGTCGATCTTCTCCGGTCAGGCGAAGTTCGTGGCGCTGCCGGGCGAGTCGGGTGAACTGGGTATCCTGCCGGGTCACACGCCGCTGATTACCCGCATCCAGCCGGGCGCGGTGCGCATCGAGAAGGAAGACGGCGGCGAAGAGTTCGTGTTCGTTGCCGGCGGCATTCTTGAAGTGCAGCCCCAGCACGTTACTGTGCTGGCCGATACCGCGATTCGCGGTACGGATCTGGATGAAGCCAAGGCTAGCGAAGCCAAGCGCGCGGCCGAGGAAATGCTGCAGAATCAGAGCAGCGATCTGGATCTGGCGCGCGCCCAGAGCGAACTGGCCGTGGCCGCTGCGCAGCTTGCTGCAATCGCCCGCCTGCGTCGTAAGAAGTAA
- a CDS encoding F0F1 ATP synthase subunit B produces MNLNATFFAQMVVFFILWWVVAKFIWPPLVKALDERAKKIADGLAAAEKGKAELELANKRVDQAMAEARTEGAQRVADAEKRAQLTADEIKQNAQAEAARIIAQAKAEAEQQVTRARESLRDQVAVLAVKGAEQILKREVNAQVHADLLNQLKAEL; encoded by the coding sequence ATGAATCTGAACGCAACGTTTTTTGCGCAGATGGTCGTGTTCTTCATCCTGTGGTGGGTTGTTGCCAAATTCATTTGGCCGCCGCTGGTGAAGGCGCTCGACGAACGCGCAAAGAAGATCGCCGATGGCCTCGCCGCTGCCGAAAAAGGCAAGGCGGAGCTTGAACTCGCCAACAAGCGTGTGGACCAGGCTATGGCCGAAGCCCGCACCGAAGGCGCCCAACGTGTGGCCGACGCTGAAAAGCGTGCCCAGTTGACCGCCGACGAGATCAAGCAGAACGCCCAGGCAGAAGCCGCACGCATCATCGCTCAGGCCAAGGCCGAAGCAGAACAGCAAGTGACCCGCGCGCGTGAATCGCTGCGCGACCAGGTCGCCGTGCTGGCCGTGAAGGGTGCAGAGCAGATCCTCAAGCGTGAAGTGAACGCGCAGGTCCACGCAGACCTGCTCAATCAACTCAAGGCTGAGCTCTAA
- the atpD gene encoding F0F1 ATP synthase subunit beta: MSIGNIVQCIGAVVDIEFPRDAMPKVYDALVLEEGNDKSFAEKGLTFEVQQQLGDGVVRTIALGSSDGLRRGMSVMSTGAPISVPVGHGTLGRIMDVLGRPIDEAGPIEADEKRAIHQKAPKFDELSPSVDLLETGIKVIDLVCPFAKGGKVGLFGGAGVGKTVNMMELINNIAKQHSGLSVFAGVGERTREGNDFYHEMKDSNVLDKVAMVFGQMNEPPGNRLRVALTGLTMAERFRDEGRDILFFVDNIYRYTLAGTEVSALLGRMPSAVGYQPTLAEEMGKLQERITSTKTGSITSIQAVYVPADDLTDPSPATTFLHLDSTVVLSRDIAALGIYPAVDPLDSTSRQLDPQVVGTEHYEVARRVQQTLQRYKELRDIIAILGMDELSPEDKLAVSRARKIQRFLSQPFHVAEVFTGSPGKYVPLKETIRGFKMLVDGECDHLPEQAFYMVGSIDEAFEKAKKLQ; this comes from the coding sequence ATGAGTATCGGAAATATTGTGCAGTGCATTGGCGCCGTGGTGGACATCGAGTTCCCGCGCGACGCAATGCCGAAGGTGTACGACGCACTCGTGCTCGAAGAGGGCAACGACAAGTCGTTCGCCGAGAAGGGTCTGACCTTCGAAGTGCAGCAACAGCTCGGCGACGGCGTGGTGCGTACCATTGCCCTGGGCTCGTCGGACGGCCTGCGCCGTGGCATGTCGGTGATGAGCACCGGCGCCCCCATCTCCGTGCCGGTGGGCCACGGCACGCTGGGCCGCATCATGGACGTGCTGGGTCGCCCGATCGACGAAGCTGGTCCGATCGAAGCTGACGAAAAGCGCGCGATTCACCAGAAGGCACCGAAGTTCGACGAACTGTCGCCATCGGTTGACCTGCTGGAAACGGGCATCAAGGTTATCGACCTGGTGTGCCCGTTCGCGAAGGGCGGTAAGGTGGGTCTGTTCGGTGGCGCCGGTGTGGGCAAGACCGTGAACATGATGGAACTCATCAACAACATCGCCAAGCAGCACAGCGGTCTGTCGGTGTTTGCCGGCGTGGGCGAGCGTACCCGTGAAGGGAACGACTTCTACCACGAAATGAAGGACTCGAACGTGCTCGACAAGGTGGCCATGGTGTTCGGCCAGATGAACGAGCCGCCGGGCAACCGTCTGCGCGTGGCGCTGACCGGCCTGACGATGGCCGAGCGCTTCCGTGACGAAGGCCGCGACATCCTGTTCTTCGTCGACAACATCTACCGCTACACGCTGGCCGGTACCGAAGTGTCGGCACTGCTGGGCCGTATGCCTTCCGCCGTGGGCTATCAGCCGACGCTGGCTGAAGAAATGGGCAAGCTGCAGGAGCGTATTACGTCGACCAAGACTGGCTCGATCACGTCGATCCAGGCCGTGTACGTGCCTGCGGATGACTTGACCGACCCGTCGCCGGCTACCACCTTCCTGCACCTGGACTCGACCGTCGTGCTGTCGCGTGACATCGCCGCGCTGGGTATCTACCCCGCCGTCGACCCGCTCGACTCGACCTCGCGCCAGCTGGATCCGCAAGTCGTGGGTACGGAACACTATGAAGTGGCCCGCCGCGTTCAGCAGACCCTGCAGCGCTACAAGGAACTGCGCGACATCATCGCGATTCTGGGCATGGACGAACTGTCGCCGGAAGACAAGCTCGCCGTGTCGCGTGCGCGTAAGATCCAGCGTTTCCTGTCCCAGCCGTTCCACGTGGCCGAAGTGTTCACGGGTTCGCCGGGCAAGTACGTGCCGCTGAAGGAAACCATCCGTGGTTTCAAGATGCTGGTGGATGGCGAGTGCGATCACCTGCCCGAGCAGGCGTTCTACATGGTTGGCTCGATCGACGAAGCCTTCGAGAAGGCCAAGAAGCTTCAGTAA
- the hemE gene encoding uroporphyrinogen decarboxylase, with the protein MTALQNDTFLRALRRQPTEYTPLWLMRQAGRYLPEYNATRARAGSFLGLAKNPAYATEVTLQPLDRYPLDAAILFSDILTVPDAMGLGLSFAQGEGPRFAHPLRTEADVAKLAVPDMASLQYVFDAVSEIRKALVQDGRQRVPLIGFSGSPWTLACYMVEGGGSDDFRTVKAMMYARPDLMHRILDINATAVSAYLNAQIEAGAQAVMVFDTWGGALADGMYQAFSLAYMRKVLQGLKREHDGQQIPVIVFTKGGGIWLEEIAGIGPDAIGLDWTVNLAKARRRTEGRVALQGNIDPTVLFASESAIREQVRGVLDSYASAGGSDGHVFNLGHGISQFTPPENVSVLVDEVHNHSRKLRAGQVAAAV; encoded by the coding sequence ATGACCGCATTGCAGAACGACACCTTCCTGCGGGCGCTGCGCCGGCAACCCACTGAATACACACCCCTCTGGCTCATGCGCCAGGCGGGTCGCTACCTGCCCGAGTACAACGCCACGCGCGCGCGCGCCGGCAGCTTCCTCGGCCTGGCCAAGAACCCGGCCTACGCCACCGAGGTGACGCTGCAGCCGCTCGACCGCTACCCGCTCGACGCCGCGATCCTCTTCTCGGACATCCTCACCGTACCCGATGCGATGGGCCTCGGCCTGTCGTTCGCGCAGGGCGAGGGCCCGCGTTTTGCGCATCCGTTGCGCACGGAAGCCGACGTGGCCAAGCTCGCGGTGCCGGACATGGCGTCGCTGCAATACGTGTTCGATGCGGTCAGCGAAATCCGCAAGGCGCTGGTGCAGGACGGCCGTCAGCGTGTGCCGCTGATCGGTTTCTCGGGCAGCCCGTGGACGCTGGCCTGCTATATGGTCGAAGGTGGTGGCTCGGACGACTTCCGCACCGTCAAGGCGATGATGTACGCCCGGCCCGACCTGATGCATCGCATTCTCGACATCAATGCTACCGCCGTGTCCGCGTACCTCAACGCGCAGATCGAAGCCGGGGCCCAGGCCGTGATGGTTTTCGACACCTGGGGCGGCGCGCTGGCGGATGGCATGTATCAGGCCTTCTCGCTAGCGTACATGCGCAAGGTACTTCAGGGCCTCAAGCGCGAGCACGACGGCCAGCAGATCCCAGTGATCGTATTCACCAAGGGCGGCGGCATCTGGCTCGAGGAAATCGCCGGGATCGGCCCGGATGCGATCGGGCTCGACTGGACCGTGAACCTGGCGAAAGCTCGCCGTCGGACCGAAGGCCGCGTGGCACTGCAAGGCAATATCGACCCGACCGTGCTGTTCGCGTCCGAATCGGCCATCCGCGAACAGGTACGGGGCGTGCTCGACTCTTACGCATCCGCCGGTGGCAGCGATGGACACGTCTTCAACCTCGGCCACGGCATTTCGCAGTTCACGCCGCCCGAGAACGTTTCGGTCCTGGTTGACGAAGTGCACAACCATAGCCGCAAGCTGCGCGCCGGGCAGGTTGCAGCGGCCGTCTGA
- a CDS encoding ParB/RepB/Spo0J family partition protein — protein sequence MSTAKKKGLGRGLEALLGGPAEIVETSKQEGAPSVLRVDQLQPGKYQPRTRMDEGALQELAASIRAQGLMQPILVRRVAEPDRYEIIAGERRYRASKLAGLDKVPVLVKDVADEAAAAMALIENIQREDLNPLEEAQGIMRLIREFRFTHEQAAESVGRSRSAVSNLLRLLNLAAPVQTMLMAGDLDMGHARALLAVDGANQITLANQIVNKRLSVRETEKLVASTLKPFDLKSLKQKSGNGTRDVARLEEELSDTLGLSVQIKLGARGKGQLTIHFASNDALDGVLTRLREPQASA from the coding sequence ATGAGTACCGCAAAGAAGAAGGGACTGGGTCGGGGGCTGGAAGCACTGCTCGGCGGCCCTGCAGAGATCGTTGAAACCTCGAAGCAGGAGGGCGCGCCGTCTGTGCTGCGCGTCGATCAGCTTCAGCCTGGCAAGTACCAGCCGCGCACGCGCATGGACGAAGGCGCGCTCCAGGAACTGGCCGCGAGCATTCGCGCTCAGGGGCTGATGCAGCCGATTCTGGTGCGTCGCGTGGCCGAGCCCGATCGCTACGAGATCATCGCCGGTGAGCGCCGTTACCGCGCTTCGAAGCTTGCGGGTCTCGACAAGGTGCCGGTGCTCGTGAAGGACGTCGCCGACGAGGCTGCGGCCGCGATGGCGCTGATCGAGAACATCCAGCGTGAAGACCTGAACCCGCTGGAAGAGGCGCAAGGCATCATGCGCCTGATCCGCGAATTCCGTTTTACGCACGAGCAGGCTGCCGAATCCGTAGGCCGCTCGCGCAGTGCGGTATCGAATCTGCTGCGTCTGCTCAATCTTGCCGCGCCCGTCCAGACCATGCTGATGGCCGGCGATCTCGACATGGGGCACGCGCGCGCGTTGCTGGCAGTCGACGGCGCGAATCAGATCACGCTGGCCAACCAGATCGTCAACAAGCGGCTGTCCGTGCGCGAGACCGAGAAGCTGGTGGCATCGACGCTCAAGCCGTTCGATCTGAAGTCCCTCAAGCAGAAATCGGGCAATGGCACGCGCGATGTGGCGCGGCTCGAAGAAGAGCTTTCCGATACGCTGGGCCTGTCTGTGCAGATCAAGCTCGGCGCGCGTGGCAAGGGCCAGCTCACGATTCACTTCGCCAGCAACGACGCACTGGACGGCGTGCTCACGCGCCTGCGCGAACCGCAAGCCAGCGCCTAA
- a CDS encoding F0F1 ATP synthase subunit delta, with protein MAETATIARPYAEALFRVASEAGAGNLGAWSELVSEMGQVAANPDMQALATDPNISGDKLEEVFLSVLKSPVNDEARRFVKLLVENSRLTALPEIAEQFHALKNAREGSSDVEITSAFPLDASQTNELVAALERKFGRKLYAKVAVDPSLIGGVSVKVGDEVLDTSVRSRLAAMQAALTA; from the coding sequence ATGGCTGAAACCGCAACCATTGCCCGTCCCTACGCGGAGGCGCTCTTCCGCGTCGCCAGTGAAGCCGGTGCAGGCAACCTGGGTGCATGGTCCGAGCTGGTGTCGGAAATGGGGCAGGTTGCCGCCAATCCCGACATGCAGGCGCTCGCCACCGACCCGAACATTTCCGGCGACAAGCTCGAGGAAGTGTTCCTGTCGGTGCTTAAGAGCCCGGTCAACGACGAAGCTCGCCGCTTCGTGAAGCTGCTGGTGGAAAACAGCCGCCTGACAGCGTTGCCGGAAATTGCCGAACAGTTCCATGCGCTCAAGAACGCCCGCGAGGGCTCGTCCGACGTCGAGATCACCAGTGCATTCCCGCTGGACGCCTCGCAGACGAACGAACTGGTCGCCGCACTCGAACGCAAGTTCGGCCGCAAGCTGTACGCAAAGGTGGCGGTGGACCCGTCGCTGATCGGTGGCGTAAGCGTCAAGGTCGGTGACGAAGTGCTCGACACCTCCGTGCGCTCGCGTCTGGCTGCCATGCAAGCCGCGCTGACCGCCTGA
- the atpA gene encoding F0F1 ATP synthase subunit alpha, which produces MQLNPSEISELIKSRISGLGADAEVRNTGTVISVTDGICRVHGLSGVMQGEMLEFPGNTYGLALNLERDSVGAVVLGEYEHISEGDTVKCTGRILEVPVGKELLGRVVNTLGQPIDGKGPINAKETDVIEKVAPGVIARQSVSQPVQTGLKSIDAMVPIGRGQRELIIGDRQTGKTAVAVDSIINQKGKGVFCVYVAIGQKASTISNVVRKLEEHGAMEYTIVVAATASDSAAMQYLAAYAGCTMGEYFRDRGEDALIVYDDLTKQAWAYRQVSLLLRRPPGREAYPGDVFYLHSRLLERAARVNEDYVAKFTNGAVTGKTGSLTALPVIETQAGDVSAFVPTNVISITDGQIFLETDLFNAGIRPAINAGISVSRVGGAAQTKVIKKLSGGIRTDLAQYRELAAFAQFASDLDDATRKQLERGRRVTELLKQPQYQPLQVWQLAASLYAANNGFLDNVDVKDILPFEKGLHDHLKTKFADLVNRIEDTKDLSKEDEAALRAAIEDFRKSAAF; this is translated from the coding sequence ATGCAACTGAACCCCTCAGAAATCAGCGAGCTGATCAAGTCCCGCATCTCGGGTCTTGGCGCCGACGCTGAAGTGCGCAACACCGGCACGGTAATTTCCGTGACCGATGGTATCTGCCGCGTGCACGGCCTGTCTGGCGTGATGCAGGGCGAGATGCTGGAATTCCCGGGTAACACCTACGGCCTGGCACTGAACCTCGAGCGCGACTCGGTGGGTGCCGTGGTTCTGGGTGAGTACGAACACATTTCGGAAGGCGATACGGTCAAGTGCACCGGCCGCATTCTGGAAGTGCCGGTTGGCAAGGAACTGCTGGGCCGCGTGGTGAACACGCTGGGTCAGCCGATCGACGGCAAGGGCCCGATCAACGCCAAGGAAACGGACGTGATCGAGAAGGTCGCTCCGGGCGTGATTGCGCGTCAGTCGGTGAGCCAGCCGGTGCAGACCGGTCTGAAGTCGATCGACGCGATGGTGCCGATTGGCCGTGGCCAGCGTGAGCTGATCATTGGCGACCGCCAGACGGGCAAGACCGCCGTGGCCGTTGACTCGATCATCAACCAGAAGGGCAAGGGCGTCTTCTGCGTGTACGTGGCAATCGGCCAGAAGGCTTCGACGATCTCCAACGTGGTGCGCAAGCTGGAAGAGCACGGCGCCATGGAGTACACGATCGTCGTGGCCGCAACGGCTTCGGACTCGGCCGCCATGCAGTACCTGGCTGCCTACGCCGGCTGCACGATGGGCGAATACTTCCGCGACCGCGGTGAAGACGCGCTGATCGTTTATGACGATCTGACCAAGCAGGCCTGGGCCTACCGTCAGGTGTCGCTGCTGCTGCGCCGCCCGCCGGGCCGCGAAGCCTACCCTGGCGACGTGTTCTACCTGCACTCGCGTCTGCTCGAGCGCGCTGCCCGCGTGAACGAAGACTACGTGGCCAAGTTCACGAACGGCGCCGTTACCGGCAAGACCGGTTCGCTGACCGCGCTGCCCGTGATCGAAACGCAGGCCGGTGACGTGTCCGCATTCGTGCCGACCAACGTGATCTCGATTACCGACGGTCAGATCTTCCTGGAAACCGACCTGTTCAACGCCGGTATCCGCCCCGCTATCAACGCCGGTATTTCGGTGTCGCGTGTGGGTGGTGCAGCGCAGACCAAGGTCATCAAGAAGCTCTCCGGTGGTATCCGTACCGACCTGGCCCAGTACCGTGAACTGGCTGCGTTCGCGCAGTTTGCTTCGGACCTGGACGACGCTACCCGCAAGCAGCTCGAGCGCGGCCGCCGCGTGACCGAACTGCTCAAGCAGCCGCAATACCAGCCGCTGCAGGTGTGGCAACTCGCCGCGTCGCTGTATGCCGCCAACAACGGCTTCCTCGACAACGTCGACGTGAAGGACATTCTGCCGTTCGAGAAGGGCCTGCACGACCACCTGAAGACCAAGTTCGCCGACCTCGTCAACCGCATCGAAGATACCAAGGATCTGTCGAAGGAAGACGAAGCCGCCCTGCGTGCAGCGATCGAGGATTTCAGGAAGTCCGCCGCGTTCTAA
- the atpG gene encoding F0F1 ATP synthase subunit gamma, which produces MAGTKEIRTKIKSVQNTRKITKAMEMVAASKMRKAQERMRNARPYAEKVRNIAAHLASANPEFKHPFMVARDVKRAGMIVVTTDKGLCGGLNTNVLRAVTNELKDLQGQGVNVQATAIGTKGMQFLGRIGAKVVSHVVQLGDTPHLEKLIGAIKVQLDAYTNGEVDAVYLAYTKFINTMKQEPMVEQLLPLAADKLSQTEDEKRAYSWDYIYEPDAQTVVEELLVRYVEALVYQAVAENMASEQSARMVAMKAASDNAKNVIGELQLVYNKTRQAAITKELSEIVSGAAAV; this is translated from the coding sequence ATGGCCGGAACGAAAGAGATTCGAACCAAGATCAAGAGCGTGCAAAACACGCGCAAGATCACCAAGGCGATGGAGATGGTCGCCGCATCCAAGATGCGCAAGGCGCAGGAACGGATGCGCAACGCCCGCCCCTACGCCGAGAAAGTGCGGAATATCGCGGCGCACCTGGCCTCTGCCAACCCCGAGTTCAAGCATCCGTTCATGGTGGCACGCGACGTCAAGCGTGCCGGCATGATCGTGGTGACGACCGACAAGGGTCTGTGCGGTGGCCTGAACACCAACGTGCTGCGCGCGGTGACCAACGAACTGAAGGACCTGCAGGGCCAGGGCGTGAACGTGCAAGCGACCGCCATCGGTACCAAGGGCATGCAGTTCCTGGGCCGCATCGGCGCCAAGGTGGTCTCGCATGTGGTGCAGCTGGGTGACACCCCGCATCTGGAAAAGCTGATCGGCGCGATCAAGGTTCAGCTGGACGCCTATACCAACGGCGAAGTCGACGCGGTGTACTTGGCATATACCAAGTTCATCAACACGATGAAGCAGGAGCCGATGGTCGAGCAACTGCTGCCGCTGGCAGCGGACAAGCTGAGCCAGACCGAAGATGAAAAGCGCGCCTACTCGTGGGATTACATCTACGAGCCCGACGCCCAGACCGTTGTGGAAGAGCTGCTCGTCCGCTACGTCGAAGCGCTGGTGTACCAGGCCGTGGCCGAGAACATGGCGTCGGAGCAATCCGCGCGTATGGTGGCCATGAAGGCTGCATCCGACAACGCCAAGAACGTGATCGGCGAACTGCAACTGGTCTACAACAAGACCCGTCAGGCAGCGATTACGAAGGAACTGTCGGAAATCGTCAGCGGTGCCGCTGCGGTCTAA
- a CDS encoding alpha/beta hydrolase, with the protein MAIDPQLLSYYRQMADLYANEPIPEDAAARRSRFEDVAARSRQPDTEEISVTDLAIPVDGAALTVRLFRPANVEQPRLIVYFHGGGWVVGSPETHHTVAALLAADTQCVVASVDYRLAPEYAFPTPCDDAVAAVQWLAASRESLGVHPDFLAVAGDSAGAHLAAAAARVVNEQRRAHIVQAQLLIYPVAAPLLTTESYRAFANGPGLTRDEMAWYWTQFIGAEELAKGAEQDDPRIHLMASPPAMLPPASVVLVAANDVLRDDGLAYANFLVRHDAPVITIEASGMTHGFARLQPDAPRAREWMRRAAEAFTGVFDDL; encoded by the coding sequence ATGGCCATCGACCCCCAGCTACTCAGCTACTACCGCCAGATGGCGGACCTGTACGCCAACGAACCCATTCCCGAGGATGCCGCAGCGCGGCGCTCGCGCTTCGAGGATGTGGCCGCGCGCTCGCGACAGCCGGACACCGAGGAGATCTCCGTCACCGATCTCGCGATCCCCGTGGACGGCGCGGCGTTGACGGTGCGCTTGTTCAGGCCCGCCAATGTTGAGCAGCCTCGACTGATTGTCTATTTCCACGGTGGTGGCTGGGTCGTCGGCTCGCCGGAAACGCATCACACGGTGGCGGCGCTGCTGGCAGCCGACACACAGTGCGTCGTTGCCAGTGTCGACTACAGGCTGGCCCCGGAATACGCGTTTCCAACCCCTTGCGACGATGCGGTGGCAGCCGTGCAATGGCTCGCTGCATCGCGCGAGTCGCTTGGCGTGCATCCAGATTTTCTCGCCGTGGCTGGCGACAGCGCAGGCGCGCATCTGGCTGCGGCAGCGGCCCGCGTCGTCAACGAACAGCGCCGTGCGCATATCGTCCAGGCGCAGTTGCTGATCTACCCCGTGGCTGCGCCATTGCTCACGACCGAGAGCTATCGGGCGTTCGCGAACGGGCCTGGTCTCACCCGAGACGAAATGGCGTGGTACTGGACGCAGTTCATCGGCGCCGAAGAACTGGCCAAGGGCGCCGAGCAGGACGATCCCCGGATCCATCTGATGGCATCGCCGCCCGCCATGTTGCCCCCCGCCAGCGTCGTGCTTGTGGCGGCCAATGACGTGCTGCGTGATGACGGCCTGGCCTACGCCAACTTCCTCGTGCGCCACGATGCACCGGTGATCACGATCGAGGCGTCAGGTATGACACATGGCTTTGCGCGTCTGCAACCGGACGCACCACGCGCACGGGAGTGGATGCGCCGCGCCGCCGAGGCGTTCACAGGTGTGTTCGACGACCTCTGA
- the atpB gene encoding F0F1 ATP synthase subunit A, with product MSAEATQGAEHVLTPSGYIAEHLQNFNSVGGKQHSVVDFSVLNYDTVFWSVLCGVIAILFLYMAARRVTAGVPGRFQAFVEMIVEMVDDQAKGIIHGDRSWIAPLALMVFCWITMMNAIDLIPVDWVTGLNGLLGIFHIHLPHHRAVATADLNGTLGMSCSVLVLMIYYSFKIKGAGGFMHELFSAPFGAKWYLAPFNLVLNIIEFLAKAVSLGMRLFGNMYAGELVFLLIALLGSIWTFSADLSALGFVGHVVAGTVWAIFHILIVLLQAFIFMMLTLVYIGQAHDHH from the coding sequence ATGTCAGCTGAAGCTACTCAAGGCGCGGAGCACGTGCTCACACCCTCAGGCTATATCGCCGAGCACTTGCAGAACTTTAATTCGGTCGGCGGCAAGCAGCATTCCGTGGTCGATTTCAGTGTCCTGAACTACGACACTGTGTTCTGGTCGGTGCTGTGCGGCGTGATCGCCATCCTGTTCCTCTACATGGCCGCTCGCCGTGTGACGGCCGGCGTGCCGGGCCGTTTCCAGGCCTTCGTGGAAATGATCGTCGAGATGGTGGACGACCAGGCCAAGGGAATCATTCACGGCGACCGCTCGTGGATCGCTCCGCTGGCGCTGATGGTGTTCTGCTGGATCACCATGATGAACGCGATCGACTTGATTCCTGTGGATTGGGTCACGGGCCTGAACGGTCTGCTGGGCATCTTCCACATTCATCTTCCGCACCACCGCGCAGTGGCCACGGCCGACCTGAACGGCACGCTGGGCATGTCGTGCTCGGTCCTGGTGCTGATGATCTACTACAGCTTCAAGATCAAGGGCGCGGGCGGTTTCATGCACGAACTGTTCTCGGCCCCGTTCGGCGCCAAGTGGTACCTGGCCCCGTTCAACCTGGTCCTGAACATCATCGAATTCCTGGCCAAGGCCGTTTCGCTCGGCATGCGGTTGTTCGGCAACATGTACGCCGGCGAACTCGTGTTCCTGCTGATCGCGCTGCTGGGTTCCATCTGGACGTTCAGTGCTGACCTGAGCGCGCTGGGCTTCGTCGGACATGTGGTTGCCGGTACCGTCTGGGCCATCTTCCACATCCTGATCGTTCTGCTGCAGGCATTCATTTTCATGATGCTGACGCTGGTGTACATCGGCCAGGCTCACGATCACCACTGA
- the atpE gene encoding F0F1 ATP synthase subunit C, whose amino-acid sequence MQAYLANIQGLTAIGIGIIIGLGAIGACLGIALMGGKYIEACARQPELMNPLQTKMFLLAGLIDAAFLIGVGVAMLFAFANPLLSVIQ is encoded by the coding sequence ATGCAAGCATATCTCGCCAACATCCAGGGTCTGACCGCTATCGGTATCGGCATCATCATCGGTCTGGGCGCTATCGGCGCCTGCCTGGGTATCGCCCTGATGGGTGGCAAGTACATCGAAGCGTGCGCACGTCAGCCTGAGCTGATGAACCCGCTGCAAACCAAGATGTTCCTGCTGGCTGGCCTGATCGACGCTGCATTCCTGATCGGTGTGGGTGTTGCAATGCTGTTCGCCTTCGCCAACCCGCTGCTGTCCGTCATTCAGTAA